From Roseburia hominis, the proteins below share one genomic window:
- a CDS encoding MATE family efflux transporter, producing MNAKNTLTEGKLYLALIKFTIPFLLSSLLQNLYGTVDLLVIGNFSTKANVSAVATGSQVMSLVTFFILGLTTGATVLIGQYLGAKQYRTVAEVIGNSIFVFGGLSVLMMVLFLFVHPQILRLLNIPAEAEAAAITYTMICCLGVPLIVGYNTVCAILRGIGDSKSPLIFVAIACVVNIAGDLLLSGALDMGAAGVAISTVVAQGISFISALLFLKKRGMGIPFSKKDIRFSMTMARRIITLGIPIGIKSILVNLSFMLITSIINAMGVTYSAAMGVGDKQDLASTFLVRVPVTYFVSRIAGATLFQIGLAAPVASIMGIAMCLIYLKSGRWKTGFLTTDHTTGAAD from the coding sequence ATGAATGCGAAAAACACACTGACCGAGGGGAAGCTATACCTCGCTCTTATAAAATTTACCATACCGTTTTTACTGTCCAGCCTGCTGCAGAATCTGTACGGAACGGTTGACCTTCTTGTTATCGGGAATTTTTCAACAAAGGCGAATGTATCTGCTGTAGCCACCGGAAGCCAAGTCATGTCACTTGTGACCTTCTTTATCCTGGGGCTTACCACAGGCGCGACGGTGCTGATCGGACAGTACCTGGGAGCAAAGCAGTACCGGACGGTCGCAGAAGTCATTGGAAACAGTATCTTCGTATTCGGAGGCCTCTCTGTACTCATGATGGTACTGTTTCTTTTCGTACACCCTCAGATCCTGCGTTTGCTGAATATACCTGCTGAAGCAGAGGCCGCAGCAATAACCTATACGATGATATGCTGCCTGGGAGTTCCGCTCATTGTCGGATATAATACGGTATGTGCTATTCTCCGCGGAATCGGGGACAGCAAAAGTCCTCTGATCTTTGTTGCGATTGCCTGTGTTGTCAATATTGCAGGTGATCTGTTACTTTCAGGCGCTTTGGACATGGGCGCCGCCGGAGTTGCTATTTCCACTGTTGTCGCTCAGGGAATCAGTTTTATCTCCGCATTACTATTTCTAAAGAAAAGGGGAATGGGAATTCCATTTTCGAAAAAAGATATCCGTTTTTCCATGACAATGGCAAGACGAATCATTACACTGGGGATTCCGATCGGAATCAAGAGCATTCTGGTGAATTTGTCCTTTATGCTGATTACTTCTATCATCAATGCTATGGGAGTTACCTATAGTGCCGCTATGGGCGTCGGCGATAAGCAGGATCTGGCCTCCACCTTTCTGGTGCGTGTGCCGGTCACCTACTTCGTAAGCCGCATCGCAGGGGCGACCCTGTTTCAGATAGGGCTTGCGGCACCGGTTGCAAGTATCATGGGAATTGCCATGTGTTTAATTTACCTGAAATCCGGGCGCTGGAAAACCGGATTCTTAACCACTGATCATACAACAGGGGCAGCAGATTAA
- a CDS encoding excinuclease ABC subunit UvrA — MMKQKMFLIHKKPCKQRRSRLRKMRRDTIHIIDAYENNLKHISVDIPKYRMTVFTGVSGSGKSSMVLDTIAAQSRRELNDTFPSFVQNYLPKYGRPHVKQIENLPAAIVIDQKKPAPNQRSTVGTYTDTYTLLRLLFSRVGKPFVGYSDTFSFNHPQGSCPRCDGLGEITELDVHKLVDFGKCLNDPGVINYVAFEPGQWRWIRYANSGLFDLNKKIRDYSEEELELFLYSPQIRLKNPPKGWPKTAKYEGLVHRMYRSVLNSEEGKLHRQILEPMTHHGTCPACGGARLNQKILSCRINGVNIAEAASMPLKELLRWLEGIGDPLAVDIKRTLCARIQALIDIGLDYLALDRGLGTLSGGEAQRCKIAKYMNSPLTDLIYILDEPSVGLHSHDIDRLLRAVKGLRDRGNTVLLVEHHREMIRAADHIVDMGPGAGQAGGTILFEGNYEELLKSNTKTGELLRCNTGIKKETRRPVGWYSLEHVNYHNLKEVNVKLPLGILTVIAGVAGSGKSSLMEYFAGQIAGGTAEAPIYISQKNIGISLRSTPATYLGAADEIRKIFASRCKAKASLFSFNGKGKCPVCGGKGVIVSDMAFMDAIETTCEACGGLRYSEAVLGYEVDGMNIAQVMDMTVEKAVEWFAGSNVAELLYPLKRVGLSYLHLNQALSTLSGGELQRLKLASYLSSKGKIFILDEPTDGLHMDDIHNIIRLFEEMVDAGNSVFLIEHNLDVLGAADYVIELGPGGGDEGGRLLFIGTPKEMCSCPQSVTAPYLNWESARE, encoded by the coding sequence ATGATGAAGCAGAAAATGTTCCTGATACATAAGAAACCATGCAAGCAGAGGAGGAGCAGATTAAGAAAAATGAGAAGAGACACCATTCATATCATAGACGCATACGAGAACAATTTAAAACACATTTCCGTAGATATCCCCAAATACAGGATGACGGTATTTACAGGCGTATCCGGTTCCGGAAAGTCTTCCATGGTGCTGGACACCATTGCGGCACAGTCCAGGCGGGAGCTGAACGATACCTTTCCCAGCTTCGTTCAGAATTATCTCCCTAAATACGGGCGCCCACATGTGAAACAGATCGAGAATCTTCCGGCCGCTATCGTGATCGACCAGAAAAAACCGGCGCCGAATCAGCGCTCTACCGTGGGGACGTATACCGATACCTATACACTACTCAGACTTTTATTTTCCCGTGTAGGAAAGCCGTTCGTGGGGTATTCCGACACCTTTTCCTTCAATCATCCCCAGGGAAGCTGTCCAAGGTGCGACGGTTTGGGAGAGATTACCGAGCTGGACGTGCATAAGCTGGTGGATTTTGGTAAATGTCTGAATGATCCGGGCGTCATTAATTATGTAGCGTTCGAGCCGGGACAGTGGAGATGGATCAGGTATGCGAATAGCGGCCTGTTTGATCTGAATAAGAAGATCCGCGACTATTCGGAGGAGGAGTTGGAGTTATTCCTGTATTCTCCCCAGATCCGCCTCAAGAATCCACCCAAGGGGTGGCCGAAGACTGCCAAATATGAAGGCTTGGTCCACCGAATGTATCGGAGCGTGTTAAATTCCGAGGAAGGGAAGCTCCATCGTCAGATTCTGGAACCTATGACGCATCACGGAACCTGTCCTGCGTGCGGAGGCGCGCGTCTGAACCAGAAGATCCTTTCCTGCCGGATTAATGGGGTAAATATAGCCGAGGCAGCTTCCATGCCGCTGAAGGAACTGCTTCGGTGGCTGGAGGGGATTGGCGATCCGCTGGCGGTCGATATCAAAAGAACATTATGTGCAAGGATTCAGGCACTCATTGATATCGGCCTGGATTATCTGGCGCTTGATCGGGGATTGGGAACGCTGTCCGGAGGCGAAGCCCAGCGCTGTAAGATCGCAAAATACATGAATTCCCCGCTGACAGACCTTATCTATATTTTGGACGAGCCAAGTGTGGGGCTTCACAGCCATGACATCGACAGGCTCCTGCGAGCGGTGAAGGGGCTGCGCGACCGGGGAAATACGGTACTTTTGGTGGAGCATCACCGGGAGATGATTCGTGCGGCGGACCACATTGTAGACATGGGACCGGGAGCCGGTCAGGCAGGTGGGACGATCCTATTTGAGGGAAACTACGAAGAATTGCTGAAAAGTAATACAAAGACCGGGGAACTGCTGCGGTGCAATACCGGGATAAAAAAAGAGACCCGAAGGCCCGTCGGCTGGTATAGTCTGGAACATGTGAATTATCATAATTTGAAAGAGGTCAATGTGAAATTGCCGCTTGGAATCCTGACCGTGATCGCCGGAGTTGCCGGCTCAGGAAAAAGCTCCCTGATGGAATATTTTGCCGGACAGATAGCAGGTGGCACCGCAGAGGCGCCGATTTATATCAGTCAGAAAAATATCGGGATCAGCCTCCGCTCTACGCCGGCCACATACCTGGGAGCGGCCGACGAGATTCGTAAAATATTTGCGTCCCGTTGCAAGGCAAAAGCGAGCTTGTTTTCATTCAATGGAAAAGGAAAATGTCCGGTATGCGGCGGAAAAGGCGTTATCGTTTCTGATATGGCCTTTATGGACGCAATCGAGACCACTTGTGAGGCGTGCGGCGGTCTTCGATATTCCGAGGCAGTGCTGGGATACGAGGTGGACGGCATGAATATCGCGCAGGTGATGGATATGACTGTGGAAAAAGCGGTAGAGTGGTTTGCCGGATCGAACGTTGCAGAGCTTTTGTATCCGCTGAAACGGGTGGGCCTGTCTTACCTGCATTTGAATCAGGCGCTTTCTACCCTGTCAGGTGGAGAACTGCAGCGGTTAAAGCTCGCGTCCTATCTGAGCAGCAAAGGGAAAATATTTATTCTGGACGAGCCTACGGACGGTCTGCACATGGACGATATTCATAATATTATTCGCCTGTTCGAGGAAATGGTGGACGCCGGCAATTCGGTTTTCCTGATCGAGCATAATCTGGACGTGCTGGGGGCAGCGGATTATGTGATCGAACTCGGCCCGGGAGGTGGAGATGAGGGAGGACGGCTTCTCTTTATCGGCACTCCCAAAGAGATGTGTTCCTGCCCGCAGTCCGTGACGGCGCCTTACCTGAACTGGGAGAGTGCGCGGGAATGA
- a CDS encoding metallophosphoesterase: MRILIVSDTHGRHAGLELALEKAGKIDCLVHLGDTEGGEFFIESICHCPAYILAGNNDFFSDLPKEMEIRFGKKKAFMTHGHYYYVSLGPERLIEEGKARGADIVMYGHTHKPFLEEVDGMTVLNPGSLSYPRQQGRKGSFIIMEMDENGDTNFEIQYL, from the coding sequence ATGCGAATATTAATTGTAAGCGACACGCACGGAAGGCACGCAGGACTGGAACTGGCGCTGGAAAAAGCAGGAAAAATCGATTGTTTGGTGCATTTGGGGGACACAGAAGGCGGCGAGTTCTTTATTGAATCAATCTGTCATTGTCCCGCATATATCCTGGCGGGAAATAATGACTTTTTCAGCGATCTTCCGAAAGAAATGGAGATACGGTTCGGAAAGAAAAAAGCATTTATGACTCACGGGCATTATTATTATGTTTCCCTGGGGCCGGAGCGTCTCATAGAGGAAGGAAAAGCGCGTGGGGCAGATATTGTCATGTACGGGCATACCCACAAACCGTTTCTGGAAGAAGTGGATGGTATGACGGTGTTGAATCCGGGAAGTTTGTCCTATCCCAGGCAGCAGGGGCGGAAAGGCAGTTTTATCATCATGGAGATGGACGAGAACGGAGATACAAATTTCGAGATTCAGTATCTGTGA
- the rdgB gene encoding RdgB/HAM1 family non-canonical purine NTP pyrophosphatase: protein MKIIFATGNKNKMVEIRMILADLGMEILSMKEAGIEIDVVEDGTTFEENAMIKASAIAALPEVKAMDAIVLADDSGLEIDYLNKEPGIYSARYAGTETSYDIKNSLLLSRMKGVPDELRTARFVCAIAAVFPDGHKEVVRGTMEGRLAYEQAGENGFGYDPIFYLPEYGCTSAQLSPEKKNELSHRGQGLRMMRKIMERRICEY from the coding sequence ATGAAAATTATTTTTGCGACCGGAAATAAGAATAAAATGGTCGAGATTCGTATGATTCTTGCGGATCTGGGAATGGAGATCCTCTCCATGAAGGAAGCAGGGATCGAGATTGACGTGGTGGAAGATGGGACAACCTTCGAGGAGAATGCCATGATCAAGGCATCGGCAATTGCTGCCCTGCCGGAGGTAAAGGCCATGGACGCCATTGTTCTGGCAGATGATTCCGGTCTGGAGATAGATTATTTAAATAAGGAACCGGGAATCTATTCTGCACGCTACGCAGGTACGGAGACTTCCTATGATATTAAAAACAGTCTTCTGTTGTCCCGCATGAAAGGGGTTCCGGATGAATTAAGGACCGCAAGATTCGTATGTGCGATTGCGGCTGTATTTCCGGACGGACATAAGGAAGTGGTGAGGGGAACGATGGAAGGCCGTCTTGCCTATGAGCAGGCAGGCGAAAATGGTTTTGGTTACGATCCTATTTTTTACCTTCCGGAATATGGCTGTACTTCGGCACAGCTTTCGCCGGAAAAGAAAAATGAACTGAGTCACAGAGGACAGGGGCTTCGGATGATGCGCAAGATAATGGAGAGACGGATATGCGAATATTAA
- a CDS encoding class I SAM-dependent RNA methyltransferase yields the protein MEKMELIAPCHFGMEAVLKREVQELGYEISAVEDGKVSFWGDARAICDANVFLRTAERVLLKVAAFRAETFDELFEGTKALPWEDYIPKDGRFWVAKAASVKSKLFSPSDIQSIMKKAMVERLKMKYGLEHFPEDGAAYPLRVFIMKDIVTIGLDTSGVSLHKRGYRQMTVKAPITETLAAALIMLTPWRKDRILVDPFCGSGTFPIEAAMMAANIAPGMNRSFTAEGWSNLIPKKAWYDAVDEAQEAVDLNVEVDIQGYDIDGEAIKAARQNARDAGVDHLIHFQERAVKDLRHPKKYGFVITNPPYGERLEEKRNLPELYREFGDSFKKLDSWSAYMITSYEDAERYFGRKADKNRKIYNGMLKTYFYQFLGPKPPKRSK from the coding sequence ATGGAAAAAATGGAACTCATTGCGCCCTGTCATTTTGGCATGGAAGCGGTACTCAAAAGGGAAGTACAGGAGCTGGGATATGAGATTTCCGCGGTAGAGGACGGCAAGGTCAGCTTCTGGGGAGATGCAAGGGCGATCTGCGATGCCAATGTATTTCTCAGAACGGCGGAGAGAGTTCTTTTGAAAGTTGCAGCTTTCCGGGCGGAGACATTTGATGAATTGTTTGAGGGAACAAAGGCGCTTCCGTGGGAAGATTATATTCCGAAAGACGGACGCTTTTGGGTCGCCAAAGCGGCGTCTGTAAAAAGTAAATTATTCAGTCCTTCTGATATTCAGTCTATCATGAAAAAAGCCATGGTAGAGCGGCTGAAAATGAAATACGGCCTGGAACATTTTCCGGAGGACGGGGCGGCATATCCGCTTCGGGTATTTATTATGAAGGATATCGTGACCATAGGTCTGGACACGTCCGGCGTGTCGCTGCATAAGCGGGGATACCGGCAGATGACGGTAAAGGCACCGATCACGGAGACGCTTGCAGCAGCGCTTATCATGCTTACCCCCTGGAGAAAAGACAGGATTCTGGTGGATCCGTTTTGCGGAAGCGGAACATTTCCGATTGAGGCGGCTATGATGGCGGCTAATATAGCGCCGGGCATGAATCGCTCTTTTACCGCTGAGGGGTGGAGCAATCTGATTCCCAAAAAAGCCTGGTACGATGCGGTGGATGAGGCGCAGGAAGCGGTCGATTTGAACGTAGAAGTCGATATCCAGGGATATGATATAGACGGAGAGGCCATCAAGGCCGCCAGACAGAATGCACGGGATGCCGGAGTAGATCACCTGATTCATTTTCAGGAGCGGGCAGTGAAGGATTTGCGGCATCCGAAAAAATATGGATTTGTGATTACGAATCCGCCCTACGGTGAGCGTCTGGAGGAAAAAAGGAATCTGCCGGAGCTGTACAGGGAATTCGGGGACAGCTTTAAGAAGCTGGATTCGTGGTCTGCATATATGATTACCAGTTATGAAGATGCTGAGCGGTATTTTGGGCGCAAAGCGGATAAGAACAGAAAGATTTATAACGGAATGCTGAAGACCTATTTCTATCAGTTTTTAGGACCCAAGCCGCCAAAACGGAGTAAATGA
- a CDS encoding DUF1700 domain-containing protein: MNRVEFLEKLRQALDGNVSSAVVNENVNYYHQYIADEMAKGRSEQEVLEELGDPWLIAKTIIDIKEQSQTYDGAEYEAERRGYTGQEAGPGHVRVFAFDSWWKRLLGILCVVGIIFVIFSVITGIISLVAPILVPVLVVVIIVRMISGRRR, from the coding sequence ATGAATAGAGTAGAATTTCTGGAGAAGTTAAGACAGGCATTAGATGGAAATGTGTCATCTGCGGTCGTGAATGAGAATGTGAATTATTATCATCAATATATTGCCGATGAGATGGCAAAAGGGAGAAGTGAGCAGGAGGTCCTTGAGGAGTTGGGCGATCCGTGGCTGATCGCGAAGACGATCATAGATATTAAGGAGCAGAGTCAGACATATGATGGAGCGGAGTATGAGGCGGAGAGGCGCGGATATACAGGCCAGGAGGCCGGACCGGGACATGTGAGAGTGTTTGCGTTCGATAGCTGGTGGAAACGGCTGCTCGGGATTTTGTGTGTGGTCGGGATTATTTTTGTGATATTTTCTGTCATTACCGGGATTATTTCACTGGTGGCACCGATTTTGGTTCCGGTGCTGGTGGTGGTGATTATTGTGAGAATGATTTCGGGGAGACGAAGGTAG
- a CDS encoding glutamine synthetase III, which produces MSSELFNVADIFGEDVFNDSVMQERLPKKVYKKLKETIEEGKELDLATADVIAHEMKEWAIEKGATHYTHWFQPLTGVTAEKHDSFISAPLPSGKVLMSFSGKELIKGEPDASSFPSGGLRATFEARGYTAWDCTSPAFVRKDAAGAILCIPTAFCSYTGEALDEKTPLLRSMEAINKEALRLLRLFGNTTSRKVTPSVGPEQEYFLVDEKKFMKRKDLIYTGRTLFGAMPPKGQELDDHYFGTIRQRIAAFMKDVNEELWKLGVAAKTQHNEVAPAQHELAPIYAEANIAVDHNQIIMKTLKKVACQHGMKCLLHEKPFAGVNGSGKHNNWSITTDDGINLLDPGKTPHENIQFLLVLACVLKAVDTHADLLRESAADPGNDHRLGANEAPPAIISVFLGEQLEDVVEQLISTGTATHSLKGGKLTTGVSTLPELSKDATDRNRTSPFAFTGNKFEFRMVGSRDSIAGPNIVLNTIVAEAFAEAADVLEKAEDFDTTVHDLIKEYLSAHQRVIFNGNGYSEEWVAEAERRGLPNLKSMVEAIPSLTTEKAVNLFGRFGVFTEAELQSRAEIKYENYAKAINIEAKSMIDIAVKQIIPAVVGYTKTLADTIIAVKEVGADTSVQAEMLSDISALLVEAKTAVKTLAAVVEEAAGKEEGKAQAGFYHFSVVPAMDALRSPVDKLEMIVDKEVWPMPSYGDLLFEV; this is translated from the coding sequence ATGAGTAGTGAATTGTTTAACGTAGCAGACATTTTTGGTGAAGACGTATTTAACGATAGCGTGATGCAGGAAAGACTTCCGAAGAAGGTTTACAAGAAACTGAAGGAGACCATCGAGGAGGGAAAAGAACTGGATCTGGCGACGGCAGATGTGATCGCTCATGAGATGAAGGAGTGGGCGATTGAAAAGGGCGCCACGCATTATACGCACTGGTTCCAGCCGCTGACCGGCGTGACGGCAGAAAAACACGATTCCTTTATTTCTGCACCGCTTCCGAGCGGCAAGGTGCTGATGAGTTTTTCCGGAAAAGAATTGATCAAAGGGGAGCCGGACGCCTCTTCCTTCCCGTCAGGCGGACTTAGGGCGACATTTGAGGCGAGAGGATATACGGCGTGGGATTGTACCTCTCCGGCATTTGTGAGAAAGGACGCTGCGGGCGCAATCCTCTGTATTCCGACCGCATTCTGTTCCTATACAGGAGAGGCGCTGGATGAGAAGACACCGCTTCTTCGTTCTATGGAAGCAATCAATAAAGAAGCGCTCCGCCTGCTTCGGCTGTTTGGCAATACAACTTCCAGGAAGGTGACACCGTCCGTTGGACCGGAGCAGGAATATTTCCTTGTAGACGAGAAAAAATTCATGAAGAGGAAAGACCTTATTTATACCGGAAGGACGCTTTTCGGGGCAATGCCTCCGAAAGGACAGGAGCTTGACGATCACTATTTTGGTACGATTCGCCAGAGAATTGCGGCATTTATGAAGGATGTAAATGAGGAACTCTGGAAGCTGGGAGTTGCGGCGAAGACACAGCATAATGAAGTCGCTCCGGCACAGCATGAGCTGGCTCCGATCTATGCAGAGGCAAATATTGCTGTCGATCACAACCAGATTATTATGAAGACGCTGAAAAAAGTGGCCTGCCAGCATGGAATGAAGTGCCTGCTCCATGAGAAGCCATTTGCCGGAGTAAATGGATCTGGTAAACATAACAACTGGTCTATTACAACGGATGATGGCATCAATCTGCTTGATCCGGGAAAGACGCCGCATGAGAATATTCAGTTTCTTCTGGTGCTGGCCTGCGTTCTGAAAGCGGTGGATACCCACGCGGACCTGCTTCGCGAATCTGCGGCTGATCCGGGAAATGACCACAGACTGGGAGCAAATGAGGCGCCGCCGGCCATTATTTCCGTATTCCTTGGCGAGCAGCTCGAAGATGTGGTAGAACAGCTTATTTCGACCGGAACCGCGACACATAGCTTAAAAGGCGGAAAGCTGACGACTGGCGTGTCCACACTTCCGGAACTGAGTAAAGATGCAACGGACAGGAACAGAACATCACCTTTTGCATTTACAGGTAATAAATTCGAATTCCGTATGGTGGGGTCGAGAGATTCTATCGCCGGGCCGAATATCGTGCTGAATACCATTGTGGCGGAAGCATTTGCAGAGGCTGCGGATGTTCTGGAAAAGGCGGAAGATTTTGATACGACGGTTCATGACCTGATCAAGGAGTATCTGTCTGCACATCAGAGAGTCATTTTCAACGGAAATGGATATTCAGAAGAGTGGGTCGCAGAAGCCGAGAGAAGAGGACTACCGAACCTGAAATCTATGGTGGAGGCGATTCCGTCTCTGACAACCGAAAAGGCGGTAAACCTGTTTGGACGATTCGGCGTATTTACCGAGGCTGAGCTTCAGTCCCGTGCAGAGATCAAGTATGAGAACTATGCGAAGGCAATTAATATAGAAGCAAAATCTATGATTGATATTGCGGTGAAACAGATTATTCCGGCAGTGGTCGGCTATACAAAAACGCTTGCCGATACGATTATCGCAGTGAAGGAAGTGGGGGCAGACACCTCCGTTCAGGCAGAGATGCTTTCTGATATTTCCGCGCTTCTGGTGGAGGCGAAGACAGCCGTGAAAACCCTTGCCGCGGTCGTGGAAGAGGCAGCCGGTAAAGAGGAAGGCAAGGCGCAGGCCGGGTTCTATCATTTTAGTGTAGTGCCGGCGATGGATGCGCTGCGCAGTCCGGTAGATAAGCTGGAAATGATCGTGGATAAGGAAGTATGGCCGATGCCGTCTTACGGCGACCTGCTGTTTGAAGTTTAG
- a CDS encoding glutamine synthetase III, whose protein sequence is MSSIVNVAEIFGENVFNDAVMQERLPKKTYKELKKTIEEGKELQAQTADVIAHEMKEWAIEKGATHYSHWFQPLTGATAEKHDAFISAPRESGKVLMEFSGKELIKGEPDASSFPSGGLRSTFEARGYTAWDCTSPAFVKKNPDGTAILYIPTAFCSYTGEALDQKTPLLRSMEAIDKQSMRLLRLFGNTTSKKVTPSVGVEQEYFLVDRDKYLKRKDLVFTGRTLFGAKPPKGQELDDHYFGAIRERIAEFMKDVNEELWKMGVSAKTQHNEVAPGQHELAPIYSQCNVAVDHNQLVMETLKQVAYRHNLHCLLHEKPFDGVNGSGKHNNWSLVTDDGINILDPGKTPHENIQFLLVLTCILRAVDRHAELLRESASDVGNDHRLGANEAPPAIISAYLGEQLEDVLAQLIDTGEAAHSLKGGRLHTGVSTLPDFAKDATDRNRTSPFAFTGNKFEFRMVGSRDSVAAPNVVLNTIVAESFSDACDVLEASEDFEMAVHDLIKKYASEHQRIVFNGNGYSDEWIEEAERRGLPHIRTMVESIEYLTTEKTVQLFEKFDVFSRAELESRAEIKYETYSKAINIESRSMIDIASKHIIPAVIQYVTALASSINQVKQACPVACVQVQEQLLMQASELLHDTKQALEKLEKVTDEVAELSDGKAKAYFYLEQVVPAMEALRAPVDSLEMIVDKSMWPMPSYGDLLFEV, encoded by the coding sequence ATGAGTAGTATAGTAAATGTAGCTGAGATTTTTGGCGAAAATGTCTTTAATGACGCTGTCATGCAGGAGCGTCTCCCCAAAAAAACTTATAAAGAACTGAAAAAAACGATTGAAGAGGGCAAGGAACTGCAGGCACAGACCGCAGATGTGATTGCTCATGAGATGAAGGAGTGGGCCATCGAAAAAGGCGCGACCCACTATTCTCACTGGTTCCAGCCGCTTACCGGGGCGACCGCGGAAAAACATGATGCGTTTATATCGGCACCGAGGGAGAGCGGAAAGGTGCTGATGGAATTTTCGGGCAAAGAGCTGATCAAAGGGGAGCCTGATGCATCGTCCTTCCCGTCAGGCGGACTACGCTCTACATTCGAGGCAAGAGGATATACGGCATGGGATTGTACGTCTCCGGCGTTCGTTAAGAAGAATCCGGACGGAACGGCGATTTTGTATATTCCGACTGCATTTTGTTCCTATACCGGTGAGGCGCTGGATCAGAAGACGCCTCTGCTCCGTTCTATGGAAGCAATCGACAAACAATCCATGCGTCTTTTGCGTCTGTTTGGCAATACGACATCCAAGAAGGTGACGCCGTCCGTAGGAGTGGAGCAGGAATATTTCCTGGTAGACAGGGACAAGTATCTGAAAAGAAAAGATTTAGTATTTACGGGGCGTACACTGTTCGGCGCAAAGCCGCCGAAAGGCCAGGAGCTTGACGATCATTATTTTGGTGCGATCCGTGAGAGAATCGCAGAATTTATGAAAGATGTCAATGAGGAGCTCTGGAAGATGGGTGTATCCGCGAAGACCCAGCATAACGAGGTCGCGCCGGGTCAGCATGAGCTTGCTCCGATCTATTCCCAGTGTAATGTGGCAGTCGATCATAATCAGCTTGTCATGGAGACCTTAAAGCAGGTGGCATACCGCCACAATCTGCACTGTCTGCTTCATGAGAAACCGTTTGACGGAGTCAATGGCTCCGGAAAGCATAATAACTGGTCGCTTGTGACTGACGACGGAATCAACATTCTTGATCCGGGAAAGACGCCGCATGAGAATATTCAATTCCTGCTGGTTCTGACCTGTATCCTCCGTGCGGTAGACCGCCATGCGGAGCTTCTGCGTGAGTCGGCTTCGGACGTGGGAAATGATCATCGTCTGGGAGCAAATGAAGCGCCGCCGGCCATCATTTCCGCATATCTTGGCGAGCAGCTTGAGGATGTACTTGCGCAGCTTATTGATACCGGTGAGGCGGCACATAGCTTAAAGGGTGGCAGATTACATACGGGTGTAAGCACCCTTCCGGATTTTGCAAAGGATGCAACGGACAGAAACAGAACTTCCCCGTTTGCATTTACCGGAAATAAATTCGAATTCCGTATGGTAGGTTCCCGGGATTCCGTGGCTGCACCGAATGTTGTTCTGAATACGATCGTGGCAGAGTCATTTTCCGATGCCTGTGATGTGCTGGAGGCTTCGGAGGATTTTGAAATGGCAGTGCATGACCTGATCAAGAAATATGCGTCTGAGCATCAGAGAATCGTATTTAACGGAAACGGGTATTCAGACGAGTGGATTGAGGAGGCAGAGCGAAGAGGACTGCCGCATATCCGCACAATGGTGGAGAGTATTGAGTATCTTACTACAGAGAAGACCGTACAGCTCTTCGAGAAATTTGACGTATTCAGCCGTGCAGAGCTGGAGTCCCGAGCAGAAATCAAGTACGAAACATATTCGAAGGCGATTAATATTGAATCACGTTCTATGATTGATATTGCCAGCAAGCACATTATTCCGGCGGTCATTCAGTACGTGACTGCACTTGCCTCTTCCATCAATCAGGTAAAGCAGGCGTGCCCTGTGGCGTGTGTGCAGGTACAGGAACAGCTTCTTATGCAGGCGTCAGAACTGTTGCATGATACCAAGCAGGCGCTGGAGAAGCTGGAGAAAGTGACGGACGAAGTGGCGGAGCTCAGTGATGGCAAGGCGAAGGCATATTTCTATCTGGAACAGGTAGTACCGGCTATGGAAGCGCTGAGAGCGCCGGTCGACAGCCTGGAAATGATCGTGGACAAGAGTATGTGGCCGATGCCGTCATATGGCGACCTGCTGTTTGAAGTGTAG